One Natronomonas moolapensis 8.8.11 genomic region harbors:
- a CDS encoding ORC1-type DNA replication protein, protein MADDDMLSWDESVFRDEHVLELDYVPEAFLHRDEQMETLKYALRPAVRGSRPLNVMARGPPGTGKTTAVQKLFGELGSVGDIEVVQVNCQVDSTRYAIFSRLFEGLFEYEPPASGISFKKLFGQITDRLVEEDEVLVVALDDVNYLFYEGEASDTLYSLLRAHEAHSGAKVGVIVVSSDLDLDVIEELDTRVQSVFRPEEVYFSAYGEREVVEILTERVDRGFREGAVGTRVLDRVAGYTSDSGGDLRVGIDLLRRAGLNAEMRGSTAVDVEDVDSAYETAKYVHLSRHLRGLSESESALVRVLADHDGEQAGDVYEAFSGVTDLGYTRYSEIVNKLEQLGLIETEYTEVDGRGRSRALSLSYDADAVLDRLEE, encoded by the coding sequence ATGGCGGACGACGACATGCTCTCGTGGGACGAATCGGTATTCCGCGACGAGCACGTCCTCGAACTCGATTACGTGCCGGAGGCGTTTCTCCATCGTGACGAGCAGATGGAGACGCTGAAGTACGCCCTCCGGCCGGCGGTTCGGGGCTCGCGCCCGCTCAATGTGATGGCCAGGGGACCGCCGGGAACCGGGAAGACGACGGCGGTCCAGAAGCTGTTCGGCGAGTTGGGAAGCGTCGGTGATATCGAGGTCGTTCAGGTGAACTGTCAGGTGGACTCGACCCGGTATGCGATCTTTTCGCGACTGTTCGAGGGGCTCTTCGAGTACGAGCCGCCGGCGTCGGGCATTTCGTTCAAGAAGCTCTTCGGACAGATCACGGACCGGCTAGTGGAGGAAGACGAGGTGTTGGTCGTCGCGCTGGACGACGTGAACTACCTCTTTTATGAAGGCGAAGCCTCGGACACCCTCTACTCGCTGTTGCGGGCCCACGAGGCTCACTCGGGGGCGAAAGTCGGCGTCATCGTCGTGTCGTCCGATCTCGATTTGGACGTCATCGAGGAGCTCGACACCAGGGTACAATCGGTGTTCCGGCCCGAAGAAGTGTATTTTTCGGCCTACGGGGAACGGGAGGTCGTCGAGATTCTCACCGAGCGAGTCGACCGCGGCTTCCGCGAGGGAGCCGTCGGGACGCGCGTTCTCGATCGAGTCGCCGGGTACACTTCCGACAGCGGTGGGGACCTCCGGGTCGGGATCGACCTCCTCCGGCGGGCCGGGTTGAACGCCGAGATGCGGGGATCGACGGCGGTCGACGTAGAGGACGTCGATTCGGCCTACGAGACGGCCAAATACGTCCACCTCTCGAGACACCTCCGCGGGCTCTCGGAATCCGAGTCGGCGCTGGTTCGAGTGCTCGCGGACCACGACGGCGAGCAGGCTGGGGATGTCTACGAGGCGTTCAGCGGCGTTACGGACCTCGGCTACACGCGATACTCCGAGATCGTGAACAAACTCGAACAGTTGGGACTCATCGAGACGGAGTACACCGAGGTCGACGGTCGGGGACGGTCGCGAGCGTTGTCGCTGTCGTACGATGCCGACGCCGTGCTAGATCGGTTGGAAGAGTAG